From Haloarcula hispanica ATCC 33960, the proteins below share one genomic window:
- a CDS encoding DMT family transporter: MGVTEPRIDPRIALAVAVLAVSTSAILVRWSAAAASVAAFYRVLLTTALLAPLALGRHRSAFGRLSRRDVLAAAATGVALAIHFAAWFESLAWTSVAASVTLVQCQPLFVAVGAWALLDERVTRGTTAGILVAIGGIVVMSVGELLGGGAIGPRPLYGNALALVGGVMAAGYVLAGRSLRQRFPLIPYVTVVYGVAAICLLGFVVVSGHPVTGYPPQEWSLFLAMAVGPGVFGHTVLNWALAHVESSMVSVSLLGEPVGSALLALLLLAEIPGPSTVAGGAVVLVGIGVVARSRAVGATPAD, encoded by the coding sequence ATGGGCGTGACCGAGCCGCGAATCGACCCGCGAATCGCACTGGCCGTCGCCGTACTTGCGGTCAGTACGAGCGCAATTCTCGTCCGCTGGAGCGCGGCCGCGGCGTCGGTGGCGGCCTTTTATCGCGTCCTGTTGACGACCGCGCTGCTGGCCCCGCTGGCGCTGGGCCGGCATCGGTCGGCGTTCGGACGGCTCTCCCGGCGGGACGTACTGGCGGCTGCGGCGACTGGCGTCGCGCTCGCAATTCACTTCGCCGCATGGTTCGAGAGTTTGGCGTGGACAAGCGTGGCAGCCTCGGTCACGCTGGTCCAGTGCCAGCCGCTGTTCGTCGCTGTCGGCGCGTGGGCGCTGCTCGACGAGCGCGTCACACGCGGCACGACGGCGGGCATCCTCGTCGCTATCGGCGGCATCGTCGTGATGTCCGTCGGCGAACTGCTCGGCGGTGGCGCCATCGGCCCGCGTCCGCTGTACGGCAACGCGCTGGCCCTCGTCGGCGGTGTCATGGCCGCCGGCTACGTGCTCGCCGGGCGCTCGCTCCGCCAGCGGTTCCCCCTCATCCCCTACGTGACCGTGGTCTACGGCGTCGCCGCGATATGCCTCCTCGGCTTCGTCGTCGTGTCGGGCCACCCCGTGACCGGCTACCCGCCGCAGGAATGGTCCCTGTTCCTGGCGATGGCCGTCGGTCCCGGCGTGTTCGGCCACACCGTCCTCAACTGGGCACTGGCACACGTCGAATCCAGTATGGTTAGCGTCTCGCTGTTGGGTGAGCCAGTCGGGAGCGCGCTGCTGGCGCTGCTGTTGCTCGCGGAGATACCCGGGCCGTCGACCGTCGCCGGCGGGGCCGTCGTGCTTGTCGGTATCGGCGTTGTCGCAAGAAGCCGGGCGGTCGGGGCAACGCCGGCGGACTGA
- a CDS encoding RIO1 family regulatory kinase/ATPase domain-containing protein, whose translation MAFRRLLRGTVPWEQLEGVVRAVMERYDEPAAHVAFLEADNWLSTPLVVNDQWFVKVITGQNSLVHTLLTAGRNIGAFSSGTEGFFEHFGTPYEMAEHELAATRRMREIGVNAPEPIEAFEYDGMGVLVLEYIPDFEPLDDLPAETVERHSPTVFDFLHRMHEDGLAHGDFRCENVLVAHDDLYFIDATSVREEAISDARAYDLACALGALEPLIGAPPAVSAAARHYDTSELLAAEEFLDFVNIRPDHDFAAAEIRGAVEKRA comes from the coding sequence ATGGCGTTCCGGCGACTCCTCCGCGGGACGGTCCCCTGGGAGCAACTCGAAGGCGTGGTGCGAGCGGTAATGGAGCGGTACGACGAGCCCGCGGCCCATGTGGCGTTTCTGGAGGCGGACAACTGGCTCTCGACTCCGCTGGTCGTCAATGATCAGTGGTTCGTGAAAGTCATCACGGGGCAGAACTCGCTGGTTCATACACTGTTGACCGCCGGCCGAAACATCGGCGCGTTCTCGTCAGGGACCGAGGGTTTTTTCGAGCATTTCGGGACGCCCTACGAGATGGCAGAACACGAACTGGCGGCGACCCGGCGGATGCGGGAGATCGGCGTCAACGCCCCCGAGCCGATAGAGGCCTTCGAATACGACGGGATGGGGGTACTCGTGCTGGAGTACATCCCAGACTTCGAACCGCTGGACGACCTCCCGGCCGAGACCGTCGAGCGACACAGCCCGACGGTGTTTGACTTTCTTCACCGGATGCACGAGGACGGCCTGGCTCACGGCGATTTCCGGTGTGAGAACGTGCTCGTGGCCCACGACGACCTGTACTTCATCGACGCCACGAGCGTGCGCGAGGAAGCGATCAGCGACGCTCGCGCCTACGACCTTGCCTGTGCGCTGGGCGCGTTGGAGCCGCTCATCGGTGCGCCACCGGCTGTCTCCGCCGCCGCACGCCACTACGATACGTCCGAGTTGCTGGCCGCGGAGGAGTTCCTCGACTTCGTCAACATCCGCCCGGACCACGACTTCGCCGCCGCAGAAATCCGCGGGGCCGTGGAAAAGCGCGCCTAG
- a CDS encoding acyl-CoA dehydrogenase family protein produces MEFDVPGEHRMIRDSVREFCENEIQPIAQEIEDEHRFPAEIFEELGELDVMGVPISEEWGGLGGDTLMYALVAEELGRVSGSIGLSYVAHTSLGSKPIELFGTDAQKERWLTPLASGEHLGGWALTEPGSGSDASDMDTTAERDGDEYVINGTKQFITNASVAGSVLVKAVTDPESGYDGISTFIVGPDDDGWEVTTEWDKMGLNASPTCELQFDDCRIPADRLLGDEGDGWEQTLKTLNGGRISIAALSTGLAQGAFEAAKSYATEREQFDRPISKFDAVRDKIVEMDRKIERARLLTHKAATMYDQGEDVTRLSSLAKLDASEICREVAEDAVQVLGGYGYTTDFAPQRFYRDAKLMEIGEGTSEIQRMVLGRELGL; encoded by the coding sequence ATGGAGTTCGACGTTCCCGGCGAACACCGGATGATACGGGATTCGGTCCGCGAGTTCTGCGAGAACGAGATTCAGCCGATAGCCCAGGAGATAGAGGACGAGCACCGGTTTCCGGCGGAAATATTCGAGGAACTGGGCGAGCTTGATGTCATGGGTGTGCCGATCAGCGAGGAGTGGGGTGGTCTGGGCGGCGATACGTTGATGTACGCGCTCGTCGCCGAGGAACTCGGGCGCGTTTCCGGGAGCATCGGGCTCTCGTACGTGGCCCATACCTCGCTCGGAAGCAAGCCCATAGAGTTGTTTGGCACAGATGCACAGAAAGAGCGCTGGCTCACACCGCTCGCTTCCGGCGAACACCTCGGCGGCTGGGCGCTGACTGAACCGGGCAGCGGGAGCGACGCCAGCGACATGGACACGACGGCCGAGCGGGACGGCGACGAGTACGTCATCAACGGCACCAAGCAGTTCATCACGAACGCCTCCGTCGCCGGGTCGGTGCTAGTCAAAGCCGTCACCGATCCTGAGTCCGGCTACGACGGCATCTCGACGTTCATCGTCGGTCCCGATGACGACGGCTGGGAGGTGACGACCGAGTGGGACAAAATGGGGCTGAACGCTTCACCGACCTGCGAACTCCAGTTCGACGACTGTCGGATTCCCGCGGACCGACTGCTCGGCGACGAAGGCGACGGCTGGGAGCAGACGCTGAAGACGCTCAACGGCGGCCGCATCTCTATTGCTGCGCTCTCGACGGGGCTCGCACAGGGGGCCTTCGAGGCCGCGAAGTCCTACGCCACCGAACGCGAGCAGTTCGACCGCCCCATCTCGAAGTTCGACGCCGTCCGGGACAAGATCGTCGAGATGGACCGCAAAATCGAGCGCGCCCGCCTGCTGACCCACAAGGCGGCGACGATGTACGACCAAGGCGAGGACGTGACGCGGCTCTCCTCGCTGGCAAAGCTCGACGCCAGCGAAATCTGTCGTGAGGTCGCCGAGGACGCCGTCCAGGTGCTTGGCGGGTACGGCTACACGACTGATTTCGCGCCACAGCGGTTCTACCGGGACGCGAAGCTCATGGAAATCGGCGAGGGGACAAGCGAGATTCAGCGAATGGTACTCGGCCGGGAACTGGGTCTGTGA
- a CDS encoding universal stress protein, with the protein MTILVAIANDSVSPAVIDTAVRLADGLDEELYVVHLVDEDTADGTAMQLRDEMRERFRDATIVATVAIEHVGRSAMRSGTRIGNELLELAADVDVRHIVMGHEPKGLAGRLREGDAAVAVIDAADVPVTIVPERPSDV; encoded by the coding sequence ATGACCATTCTCGTGGCTATCGCCAACGATTCGGTCTCTCCGGCGGTCATCGATACGGCAGTTCGACTCGCTGACGGGCTCGACGAGGAACTGTACGTCGTCCACCTCGTCGACGAGGACACCGCCGACGGCACGGCCATGCAACTCCGGGACGAGATGCGCGAGCGGTTCCGCGACGCCACCATCGTGGCGACGGTCGCCATCGAACACGTCGGTCGGTCCGCGATGCGTTCGGGCACGCGGATCGGCAACGAACTACTGGAACTCGCAGCCGACGTGGATGTTCGGCACATCGTCATGGGCCACGAGCCGAAGGGGCTGGCCGGCAGACTCCGGGAAGGCGACGCCGCAGTCGCTGTCATCGACGCCGCCGACGTGCCCGTTACTATCGTCCCCGAACGCCCGTCCGACGTGTAA